One Kallotenue papyrolyticum genomic window carries:
- a CDS encoding succinate dehydrogenase cytochrome b subunit: MAVALSFYRTTIGKKVVMAVTGLILVGFIIAHMLGNLKAFDSPEHLNEYGTFLREVGYPLLGPEQALWMVRIVLLASIILHITAATQLTILDRQSRPERYVQFRPVQQSYASRTMRWGGIIILLFIIYHILHFTTGQAHPDFREGDVYHNLVVGFQNPLVVLFYILAVGALMFHMYHGIWSMFQTLGLNNVRWNRLLRALSAVISIGVFIGFISVPIAVQIGYLTLQ, translated from the coding sequence ATGGCTGTTGCGCTCAGTTTCTACCGCACCACAATTGGCAAAAAAGTGGTGATGGCCGTCACCGGCTTGATTCTGGTTGGTTTCATTATCGCCCACATGCTCGGCAACCTCAAAGCGTTTGACTCACCTGAACATCTCAACGAGTACGGCACATTCCTACGCGAGGTCGGCTATCCACTGTTGGGACCTGAGCAGGCGCTTTGGATGGTGCGTATCGTACTGCTGGCGTCGATCATTCTACACATAACCGCTGCGACGCAGTTGACGATCCTGGATCGCCAGAGTCGACCGGAGCGCTATGTGCAGTTCCGTCCGGTGCAGCAATCCTACGCCTCGCGAACGATGCGTTGGGGTGGGATCATCATTCTGCTTTTCATCATCTACCATATTCTGCACTTCACCACCGGTCAGGCCCACCCCGACTTCCGCGAGGGCGACGTGTACCATAATCTGGTGGTGGGCTTCCAGAATCCGCTGGTGGTGCTGTTCTATATCCTGGCGGTCGGCGCGCTGATGTTCCACATGTACCATGGCATCTGGAGCATGTTCCAGACGCTGGGTCTCAACAACGTGCGCTGGAATCGCCTGCTGCGCGCGCTTTCAGCGGTGATATCGATCGGCGTGTTCATCGGCTTTATCTCGGTGCCGATCGCGGTGCAGATCGGCTACCTGACCTTGCAGTGA
- a CDS encoding uracil-xanthine permease family protein — MTQARVQGYLPQDRPPLPALLSLGLQHVLTMFPATVLVAILTGFDVGVTLFASGLAMVLALLLSRGRIPLYYGSSFAYIVPVVAVAQRYGVPVAQVGIVATAFVSILAGLLIRRVGRAALDRVLPPIVTGAMAIVIGIALAKAALDMATGACCLDDRLAAQGTTWFLVAVATLLITVCASVFLQGRGLWGMLPVLIGALSGYLIALVAGLVDFSPVAQAAWFAVPRFTLPDFSHPAAWTAVLAIAPIAIATIPESTAHLYQIGLYVDRLAEELGRPLPRIRRLIGLNLVLDGLGDLVNGLLGGCAGTNYGENNSLMAITRNYSAPVLVAAGMIAMALGFVGKLAALVGTLPTAVVGGLAIYLFGVIGLQGVALMQAERVDLFNPRQLAVGATILVIGIGGSAFPNGAIPVGAHGLPAIATAAVAGIVLNLLLNLAPRRDAVQTEEAPAMDAPVEAVA; from the coding sequence ATGACTCAAGCGCGTGTTCAGGGCTATCTGCCGCAGGACCGTCCGCCGCTGCCGGCGCTGCTCAGCCTGGGCCTGCAGCATGTGCTGACGATGTTCCCGGCGACCGTTCTGGTTGCGATCCTGACCGGCTTTGACGTCGGCGTGACGTTGTTTGCCAGCGGGCTGGCGATGGTGCTGGCGCTGCTGCTGTCGCGTGGACGCATTCCGCTCTACTATGGCTCCAGTTTCGCCTATATCGTACCGGTAGTGGCCGTGGCGCAACGCTATGGCGTGCCGGTCGCGCAGGTCGGCATCGTGGCCACGGCCTTTGTCTCGATCCTGGCGGGCCTGTTGATCCGGCGCGTCGGTCGCGCGGCGCTGGATCGCGTCCTGCCGCCGATCGTCACCGGCGCGATGGCGATCGTGATCGGTATTGCGCTGGCCAAGGCGGCGCTGGACATGGCCACCGGCGCCTGCTGCCTGGACGACCGGCTGGCGGCACAGGGCACGACCTGGTTTCTGGTGGCCGTCGCCACGCTGCTGATCACCGTCTGTGCCTCGGTGTTTCTGCAGGGACGGGGCCTGTGGGGCATGCTGCCGGTGCTGATCGGCGCGCTGAGCGGCTACCTGATCGCGTTGGTGGCCGGTCTGGTGGACTTCAGCCCGGTGGCGCAGGCAGCCTGGTTTGCCGTGCCGCGCTTCACGCTGCCGGACTTCAGCCACCCGGCGGCCTGGACGGCGGTTCTGGCCATCGCGCCGATCGCCATCGCCACCATCCCCGAGTCGACGGCGCATCTCTACCAGATCGGGCTGTATGTCGATCGCCTGGCCGAGGAGCTGGGCCGCCCGCTGCCGCGCATTCGCCGGCTGATCGGTCTCAACTTGGTGCTGGACGGCCTGGGCGATCTGGTGAATGGCCTGCTGGGCGGTTGCGCCGGCACCAACTATGGCGAGAACAACTCGCTGATGGCGATCACGCGCAACTATAGCGCGCCGGTGCTGGTCGCCGCCGGGATGATCGCCATGGCGCTCGGCTTCGTCGGCAAGCTGGCGGCGCTGGTCGGCACGCTCCCGACCGCGGTGGTGGGTGGCCTGGCGATCTACCTCTTTGGCGTGATCGGGTTGCAGGGCGTGGCGCTGATGCAGGCCGAAAGGGTGGACCTCTTCAATCCGCGCCAGCTGGCCGTGGGCGCGACGATCCTGGTGATCGGTATTGGCGGCAGCGCCTTCCCCAACGGCGCGATCCCGGTCGGTGCGCATGGACTGCCGGCGATCGCCACGGCGGCGGTGGCCGGCATCGTGCTCAACCTGCTGCTCAACCTCGCGCCGCGCCGTGACGCGGTGCAGACCGAGGAAGCGCCGGCGATGGATGCGCCGGTCGAGGCGGTAGCTTAG
- a CDS encoding TlpA family protein disulfide reductase, producing the protein MARRWWMIVRVMALVALPVLISACAQPTVSTSPVSAAASRGLVRATTLEGVTLELGGATGRPQVLFFMAAWCGSCLHEARALTELQQRYGPDRLAVVVVDVDPGDRLDDLQGFRELAGLSRHWVHDRDGVLLRAFQVRAGYHAGVWAGWTHCVSR; encoded by the coding sequence ATGGCGCGGCGATGGTGGATGATCGTGCGCGTCATGGCGCTGGTGGCGCTGCCGGTGCTGATCAGCGCTTGCGCCCAGCCAACCGTGAGCACGTCGCCGGTGTCAGCCGCTGCGTCGCGCGGGCTGGTGCGTGCGACGACGCTGGAAGGCGTCACGCTCGAACTCGGCGGCGCGACAGGTCGTCCTCAGGTGTTGTTTTTCATGGCGGCCTGGTGTGGCTCGTGTCTCCACGAGGCGCGCGCCCTGACCGAACTGCAACAGCGCTATGGTCCCGATCGCCTGGCGGTTGTGGTTGTCGATGTCGATCCCGGCGACCGTCTGGACGATCTGCAGGGCTTTCGCGAGCTGGCCGGCCTGTCCCGCCACTGGGTGCATGATCGCGACGGCGTGCTGCTGCGCGCGTTCCAGGTGCGCGCTGGATACCACGCTGGTGTTTGGGCCGGATGGACGCATTGCGTATCGCGATGA
- a CDS encoding ArsR/SmtB family transcription factor produces MAMPTSSTPTITVQQAQLDARLFQGLADPIRVAILELLLSGERNVSEIVAALGLAQSRISNHLACLRWCGLVATRREGLRVYYRISDERVRQILTLGRALAQEHAAALQSCRQLNGVEAAPLNEPRAN; encoded by the coding sequence ATGGCGATGCCGACCTCCTCTACGCCGACGATCACGGTCCAGCAGGCACAGCTCGATGCGCGCCTGTTCCAGGGGCTGGCCGATCCAATTCGCGTTGCGATCCTGGAGCTGTTGCTGTCTGGCGAGCGCAACGTCTCCGAGATCGTAGCCGCGCTGGGGCTGGCGCAGAGCCGCATTTCGAACCATCTGGCTTGTTTGCGCTGGTGTGGGCTGGTCGCCACACGCCGCGAGGGCCTGCGGGTCTATTACCGCATCAGCGACGAGCGCGTGCGCCAGATTCTGACGTTGGGCCGCGCGCTGGCCCAGGAACATGCCGCCGCCCTGCAAAGCTGCCGCCAGCTCAACGGCGTGGAGGCGGCTCCGCTGAACGAGCCACGCGCAAACTGA
- a CDS encoding site-2 protease family protein, with the protein MPLDTEPIATPTPLEVEAALEGLLAPHHIAMPAPDTLVIQGRLLGDTRTVYRALRTRFAALGYTPFLRPHADGVELIVTRGVVQRQPQRWELNLALFLATVVTVLLTGTFNELGQMAWSQVLRQPALLLRGLPYAATLLGILVAHEMGHYVVSRLRHAPASLPFFIPVPPLPGMLTLGTLGAVIVQREPFEDRRTLLEVAIAGPLAGLAVAIPLLLYGLATSPVGPPPPGLYLQEGNSALYALAKLLVFGRWLPSGGVDVQLNAVAWAAWIGLLVTMLNLLPIGQLDGGHIAYALFGRGAELIAYVVMGMCLVLGIFVSSAWLFWFVLALLMGPRHPPPFNDVEPLGPGHVALGALGLLLFLLLFTPRPLAVVIP; encoded by the coding sequence ATGCCGCTCGATACCGAACCGATCGCTACGCCAACACCGCTGGAGGTGGAAGCCGCGCTGGAGGGCCTCCTCGCACCGCACCACATCGCCATGCCCGCGCCCGATACGCTGGTGATCCAGGGCCGCCTGCTGGGCGACACGCGCACGGTGTATCGCGCGCTGCGGACGCGCTTTGCAGCGTTGGGCTACACTCCCTTTCTGCGTCCGCATGCCGACGGCGTGGAGCTGATCGTCACGCGTGGCGTGGTGCAGCGGCAGCCGCAGCGCTGGGAGCTGAACCTGGCGCTGTTTCTGGCGACGGTCGTCACCGTGCTGCTGACCGGCACTTTTAACGAGCTGGGACAGATGGCATGGAGCCAGGTCCTGCGGCAGCCGGCGCTGCTGCTGCGGGGACTGCCCTACGCCGCCACGCTGCTGGGCATTCTGGTCGCCCACGAGATGGGGCATTACGTCGTCAGTCGGCTGCGGCACGCACCCGCCAGTCTGCCCTTTTTCATTCCGGTCCCGCCCCTGCCCGGCATGCTGACGCTCGGCACGCTGGGCGCGGTGATCGTCCAGCGCGAGCCCTTCGAGGATCGGCGCACGCTGCTGGAAGTGGCGATCGCCGGGCCGCTGGCCGGGCTGGCGGTGGCCATCCCGCTGCTGCTCTACGGCCTGGCCACCTCACCGGTCGGGCCACCCCCGCCGGGACTCTACCTGCAGGAGGGCAACTCAGCGCTGTACGCCCTGGCCAAGCTGCTGGTCTTTGGGCGCTGGCTGCCGAGCGGCGGCGTGGACGTGCAGCTCAACGCCGTAGCCTGGGCTGCCTGGATCGGACTGCTGGTCACCATGCTCAACCTGCTGCCGATCGGCCAGCTCGACGGCGGCCACATCGCCTATGCTCTCTTTGGTCGTGGCGCCGAGCTGATCGCCTACGTGGTGATGGGCATGTGCCTGGTGCTGGGCATCTTTGTCTCGTCGGCCTGGCTGTTCTGGTTCGTGCTGGCGCTGCTGATGGGGCCGCGCCATCCCCCGCCCTTCAACGACGTGGAGCCCCTGGGGCCCGGCCATGTGGCGCTCGGCGCGTTGGGGTTGCTCCTCTTTCTGCTGCTGTTCACGCCGCGTCCGCTGGCGGTGGTGATCCCCTGA
- a CDS encoding putative iron-sulfur cluster-binding metallochaperone yields MECCRSQGGASAGEQVLRRCPACDRPGQAVPRVTLQSLYSGDLRDLCAEEYRFCRTPDCAVAYFCSACGRSIPAQRVRVAIWQKQPHAATPVCYCFGYTLADLRADHRRQGRSTVVAAITAAVQAGQCACAIRNPQGSCCLGNVRAVLRTLEAEEVSDGVELGARAE; encoded by the coding sequence ATGGAATGTTGCCGTTCGCAGGGTGGGGCGTCGGCCGGAGAGCAGGTGTTGCGGCGCTGCCCAGCGTGTGATCGGCCCGGCCAGGCTGTGCCACGCGTGACGTTGCAGAGCCTGTACAGCGGCGATCTGCGCGATCTCTGCGCCGAGGAGTACCGTTTTTGTCGCACACCTGACTGTGCCGTGGCCTATTTCTGCTCGGCCTGTGGCCGGAGCATTCCCGCGCAGCGCGTGCGGGTTGCGATCTGGCAGAAGCAGCCGCATGCTGCGACGCCGGTCTGCTACTGTTTTGGCTACACGCTGGCCGATCTACGCGCCGACCATCGGCGGCAGGGGCGCTCGACGGTGGTGGCGGCGATCACTGCTGCGGTACAGGCCGGTCAGTGCGCCTGCGCCATCCGCAATCCCCAGGGATCCTGCTGCCTGGGCAATGTGCGCGCTGTGCTGCGCACACTGGAAGCTGAGGAGGTGTCCGATGGCGTGGAGCTCGGCGCGAGAGCGGAGTAG
- the merA gene encoding mercury(II) reductase — protein sequence MQRSVDLVILGSGSTAFAAALRAAELGKRVVMTEARTLGGTCVNRGCLPSKNLIEAAKLIYDARNPRYPGIAPHTPQFDFARLIEQKDQVIAGYRDKKYQSIIGQERDIAVVYGRARLVDAHTVVVDGPEGTMRLTGSKLLIALGSQPVIPPIAGLDRTPYLTSDLLTSQEEMELSELPESLIIIGGGAIALELGQMFARFGTQVTILERSRQVLAHGYEPEVGRAIQELLRDEGIAVQTNAEALRVAGDGREVSVVARVQGYERTFRAARLLVATGRTPNTRAVGLEAAGVQLTEDGAVKVDAYLRTSVPHIFAAGDVIGRQHGNQFATPVGAHDGVIAAHNAFAEETGSALRTVDHRVIPRTIFTDPQIGVVGMSEAEAIAAGHRCWCNTVPMELVPRAGAIHDTRGLIKMVADADSHEVLGVSMVGANAGEVIHEAAMALRFRATIDDFIDLIHVYPTMAEALKIVAISRYKDPSKLSCCAE from the coding sequence ATGCAACGCTCCGTCGATCTGGTGATTCTGGGCAGCGGCTCGACCGCCTTTGCCGCGGCGCTGCGCGCGGCCGAACTGGGCAAGCGCGTGGTGATGACCGAAGCGCGCACGCTCGGCGGCACCTGCGTCAACCGCGGCTGTCTGCCCTCAAAAAATCTGATCGAAGCGGCCAAGCTGATCTACGACGCCCGCAACCCGCGCTATCCCGGCATCGCGCCCCACACTCCCCAGTTCGACTTCGCGCGGCTGATCGAGCAAAAGGATCAGGTCATCGCCGGCTACCGTGACAAGAAGTATCAAAGTATCATCGGCCAGGAGCGCGACATCGCGGTGGTCTATGGCCGGGCGCGGCTGGTGGACGCCCACACAGTCGTGGTGGACGGGCCGGAGGGTACGATGCGCCTCACCGGCAGCAAGTTGCTGATCGCGCTGGGCTCGCAGCCGGTCATCCCGCCGATCGCCGGGCTCGACCGCACACCCTATCTGACCAGCGATCTGCTGACCAGCCAGGAGGAGATGGAGCTGAGCGAGCTGCCCGAGTCGCTGATCATCATCGGCGGGGGCGCCATCGCGCTGGAGCTGGGCCAGATGTTCGCGCGCTTCGGCACGCAGGTCACGATCCTGGAACGCAGCCGCCAGGTGCTGGCGCATGGCTACGAACCGGAGGTTGGCCGCGCGATCCAGGAGCTGCTGCGCGACGAAGGCATCGCGGTCCAGACCAACGCCGAGGCGCTGCGCGTCGCCGGCGACGGACGCGAGGTCAGCGTTGTGGCGCGCGTGCAGGGCTACGAGCGTACCTTTCGGGCAGCGCGGCTGCTGGTCGCCACCGGACGGACGCCCAACACGCGCGCTGTGGGCCTGGAGGCCGCGGGCGTTCAACTGACTGAGGACGGCGCGGTGAAGGTTGACGCCTACCTGCGCACCAGCGTACCGCACATCTTTGCCGCCGGCGATGTGATCGGCAGGCAGCACGGCAACCAGTTTGCCACGCCGGTCGGCGCGCACGATGGCGTCATCGCCGCCCACAACGCCTTCGCCGAGGAGACGGGCAGCGCGTTGCGAACGGTCGATCATCGTGTCATCCCGCGCACGATCTTCACCGACCCGCAGATCGGCGTGGTGGGCATGAGCGAGGCCGAGGCCATCGCCGCCGGCCATCGCTGCTGGTGCAACACCGTGCCGATGGAGCTGGTGCCGCGCGCCGGCGCGATCCACGACACGCGCGGCCTGATCAAAATGGTCGCGGATGCGGACAGCCATGAGGTGTTGGGCGTCTCGATGGTCGGCGCCAACGCCGGCGAAGTCATTCACGAAGCGGCGATGGCGCTGCGCTTCCGCGCTACGATCGACGATTTCATCGACTTGATTCACGTCTATCCCACGATGGCCGAGGCGCTCAAGATTGTGGCGATTTCGCGCTACAAGGATCCATCGAAGCTTTCGTGCTGCGCAGAATAG
- a CDS encoding NAD(P)-dependent oxidoreductase — protein sequence MRYDRRCHTATGAKEVIVERIGIAGIGRMGRAIAERIMAAGYPLTVWNRTPARAAPLRDVGAQLADSPRALAEASDIVLTLLTNDQAIEAVYLGPDGLLSGAVEGKLFVEMSTVRTATIQQLAAAVAQRGAALVDAPVSGTVGPARAGQLLALVGGAEAHVARVRPVLETFCRRIAYLGPSGSGTTMKLALNLPMAVYWQALAEALALGQQFGLDLASMLDLIADSPAALAALRMKIPIILGQPDEVAFDVTGVRKDLLAMIATGQQLGVPMPAASAALLSFTAATAAGLGAQDLAAMIPFYLRSVRDATRQPPADVQRA from the coding sequence GTGCGCTACGATCGGCGCTGCCATACAGCGACAGGCGCGAAGGAGGTCATTGTGGAACGCATCGGAATAGCCGGCATTGGACGCATGGGCCGCGCCATCGCCGAACGGATCATGGCCGCGGGCTACCCGCTGACGGTCTGGAACCGCACCCCTGCGCGGGCAGCGCCGCTGCGCGATGTCGGCGCGCAGCTGGCCGACTCGCCCCGCGCGCTGGCCGAAGCCAGCGATATTGTGCTGACGCTGCTGACCAACGATCAGGCCATCGAGGCGGTCTATCTGGGACCCGACGGCCTGCTCAGCGGCGCGGTAGAGGGCAAGCTCTTCGTCGAAATGAGCACCGTGCGCACGGCGACGATCCAACAGCTCGCCGCGGCGGTAGCCCAGCGCGGCGCTGCGCTGGTGGACGCGCCGGTGTCGGGCACGGTCGGGCCGGCGCGCGCGGGCCAGCTCCTGGCGCTGGTCGGCGGTGCAGAAGCGCATGTGGCGCGCGTCCGTCCCGTGCTGGAGACCTTCTGCCGGCGCATCGCCTACCTGGGGCCCAGCGGCAGCGGCACCACCATGAAGCTGGCGCTCAACCTGCCGATGGCGGTGTACTGGCAGGCCCTGGCCGAGGCGCTGGCGCTGGGACAGCAGTTCGGCCTGGATCTGGCGAGCATGCTCGATCTGATCGCCGACAGTCCCGCAGCGCTGGCCGCGCTGCGCATGAAAATCCCGATCATCCTTGGGCAGCCGGACGAGGTCGCCTTTGACGTTACCGGCGTGCGCAAGGACCTGTTGGCGATGATCGCCACCGGTCAGCAGCTCGGCGTGCCGATGCCGGCGGCCTCCGCTGCGCTGCTGAGCTTCACGGCAGCGACCGCTGCCGGCCTGGGCGCGCAGGATCTCGCCGCCATGATTCCGTTTTACCTGCGCTCGGTGCGCGACGCCACCCGCCAGCCACCCGCGGATGTCCAACGGGCCTAG
- a CDS encoding proline dehydrogenase family protein has protein sequence MLLRNSLLWMAGNPVLRRQASHSRLIRPLARRFVAGETMEQALQVTRDLNRQGAHVTLDYLGENVTAPDEAAAVRDTYIRLLDEIARRQLDSNVSLKLTALGLDISSELARDNLRAILEVARRHANFVRIDMESSAYTQATLDLFETLYCGEGFTNVGVVIQSYLYRSAQDIERLIALGARVRLCKGAYKEPPTVAYPRKADVDRNYIALAERLLLHGNYPGLATHDAAIIAWVKRFTREQGISRDRFEFQMLYGVRRDLQQQLLGEGYHLRIYVPYGEAWYPYLMRRLAERPANLLFILKALRHR, from the coding sequence ATGCTGCTGCGTAACAGCCTGCTGTGGATGGCAGGCAATCCCGTGCTGCGCCGCCAGGCCAGCCATAGTCGCCTGATCCGTCCGCTGGCGCGCCGCTTCGTGGCCGGCGAGACGATGGAGCAGGCCCTGCAGGTGACCCGCGACCTGAACCGCCAGGGCGCGCACGTGACGCTCGACTATCTCGGCGAAAATGTGACGGCGCCCGACGAAGCAGCGGCGGTGCGCGATACCTACATCCGCCTGTTGGACGAGATCGCGCGGCGCCAGCTCGACAGCAACGTCTCGCTCAAGCTGACCGCGCTGGGGCTGGACATCAGCAGCGAGCTGGCGCGCGACAATCTGCGGGCGATTCTGGAAGTGGCGCGCCGCCACGCCAACTTCGTGCGCATCGATATGGAGAGCTCGGCCTATACGCAGGCCACGCTCGACCTGTTCGAGACGCTGTACTGCGGTGAGGGCTTCACCAACGTGGGTGTGGTGATCCAGTCCTACCTCTACCGCAGCGCGCAGGATATCGAACGGCTGATTGCCCTCGGCGCGCGTGTGCGCCTGTGCAAGGGCGCGTACAAGGAGCCGCCGACGGTAGCCTATCCGCGCAAAGCCGATGTTGATCGCAACTACATCGCTCTGGCCGAACGGCTGTTGTTGCACGGCAACTATCCCGGTCTGGCGACGCACGACGCCGCGATCATCGCGTGGGTCAAGCGCTTCACCCGCGAGCAGGGCATTAGCCGCGATCGCTTCGAGTTCCAGATGCTCTACGGTGTGCGCCGCGATCTGCAGCAGCAGTTGCTGGGCGAGGGCTACCACCTGCGCATCTATGTGCCCTACGGCGAGGCCTGGTATCCCTACCTGATGCGGCGCCTGGCAGAGCGGCCGGCCAATCTGCTGTTTATCCTCAAGGCGCTGCGCCATCGCTAG
- the moeB gene encoding molybdopterin-synthase adenylyltransferase MoeB, protein MIDVTTLSNEEIRRYSRHLIMPEVGMSGQLKLKQASVLLIGAGGLGAPAALYLAAAGVGHLGIVDFDVVDESNLQRQVIHGTSTLGVAKLESARRRLLDLNPLIEITGYQTGLTSDNALAIINDYDLVIDGTDNFPTRYLVNDACVMLGKPNVYGSIFRFEGQASVFGVKEGPCYRCLYPEPPPPGLVPSCAEGGVLGVLPGVIGTIQATEAIKLIMGIGEPLVGRLLLYDALQMRFRELKLRKDPNCPVCGAHPTVTELIDYQAFCGITPQSVELPPEQRITPRELQALLQSDTPPLVIDVREPHEWEIAHLPGARLIPLATLPAHLHELERDAPIVVHCRSGARSAQATRLLRDAGFRNVRNLEGGILRWADEVDPSLPKY, encoded by the coding sequence ATGATTGACGTAACAACGCTTTCGAATGAAGAAATTCGCCGCTACAGCCGCCACCTGATCATGCCCGAAGTGGGCATGAGCGGGCAGCTCAAGCTCAAGCAGGCCAGCGTGCTGTTGATCGGCGCGGGCGGCCTGGGCGCGCCGGCGGCGCTGTACCTGGCCGCGGCGGGTGTCGGCCACCTCGGCATTGTCGATTTCGATGTGGTAGATGAGTCGAATCTGCAGCGCCAGGTGATCCACGGCACGAGCACGCTGGGCGTGGCCAAACTGGAGTCGGCGCGGCGGCGCTTGCTCGATCTCAATCCCTTGATCGAGATCACCGGCTACCAGACTGGCCTGACGTCGGACAACGCCTTGGCGATCATCAACGACTACGACCTCGTGATCGATGGCACCGACAACTTCCCGACGCGCTACCTGGTCAACGATGCCTGTGTGATGCTGGGCAAGCCCAACGTCTATGGCTCGATCTTTCGCTTCGAGGGCCAGGCCTCGGTCTTTGGCGTCAAGGAAGGGCCGTGCTACCGCTGCCTGTACCCCGAGCCGCCACCGCCTGGCCTGGTGCCGAGCTGCGCCGAGGGCGGCGTGCTGGGTGTGCTGCCCGGCGTGATCGGGACGATCCAGGCGACCGAGGCGATCAAGCTGATCATGGGCATCGGCGAGCCGCTGGTGGGGCGCTTGCTGCTCTACGATGCGCTACAGATGCGCTTCCGCGAGCTGAAGCTGCGCAAGGATCCCAACTGCCCGGTGTGCGGCGCGCATCCGACCGTGACCGAGCTGATCGACTATCAGGCCTTCTGCGGCATCACACCCCAGAGCGTGGAGTTGCCGCCTGAGCAGCGCATCACGCCGCGCGAGCTGCAGGCCCTGTTGCAGAGCGACACGCCGCCGCTGGTGATCGATGTGCGCGAGCCGCACGAGTGGGAGATCGCCCACCTGCCTGGCGCGCGGCTGATCCCGCTGGCGACGCTGCCGGCGCACCTGCACGAGCTGGAGCGCGACGCGCCGATCGTGGTGCACTGCCGCAGCGGCGCGCGTTCGGCGCAGGCGACGCGTCTGCTGCGCGACGCCGGCTTCCGCAACGTGCGCAACCTGGAGGGTGGCATTCTGCGCTGGGCCGATGAGGTCGATCCTTCGCTGCCCAAGTACTGA
- the merB gene encoding organomercurial lyase MerB, with the protein MSLSPGAETLAARLGLTENRSACLFKPLIELLAQGRPVDLERLAAQSGLQPARLHQELAKLPALEWDGQGRIIGAVLTLTPTPHRVLIDGQTLYAWCALDTLFLPALLERRAIVFSPTPGTGELVQVSVAPDRLEQVTPAAAVVSLVPRPAATPDVRAAFCRFVHFFSSSAAAQPWLAQHPQAILVPVAEAFALGQQVAAAITAPSGTTGGCCAQG; encoded by the coding sequence ATGAGTCTGTCACCCGGCGCTGAAACACTGGCCGCCCGTCTGGGCCTGACCGAGAACCGCTCCGCATGCTTGTTCAAGCCGTTGATCGAGCTGCTGGCGCAGGGCCGGCCGGTTGACCTGGAGCGCCTGGCTGCTCAGAGCGGCCTGCAGCCCGCGCGTCTGCATCAGGAGCTGGCGAAGCTGCCGGCACTGGAGTGGGATGGACAGGGCCGCATCATCGGCGCGGTCCTGACGCTCACGCCGACACCGCACCGCGTGTTGATCGACGGGCAGACGCTCTATGCCTGGTGCGCCCTGGATACACTGTTTCTCCCGGCGCTGCTGGAGCGGCGGGCGATCGTCTTCTCGCCGACACCGGGCACAGGCGAGCTGGTGCAGGTCAGCGTCGCCCCCGACCGTCTGGAACAGGTCACGCCCGCCGCGGCGGTGGTGTCGCTGGTGCCACGCCCCGCTGCCACCCCGGACGTACGGGCGGCGTTCTGCCGTTTCGTCCACTTTTTCAGTTCGTCGGCAGCGGCGCAGCCATGGCTGGCGCAGCATCCGCAGGCGATCCTGGTGCCGGTCGCCGAGGCGTTTGCGCTTGGGCAACAGGTTGCAGCCGCGATCACGGCGCCGTCGGGAACGACGGGCGGCTGTTGCGCGCAGGGTTAG
- a CDS encoding cytochrome c biogenesis CcdA family protein encodes MLVVSLVYAWSAGVLATVNSCGFAMLPAYVSLYLGAREPGFAAQPLPQRLGRGVWLGLVVTLGFVVVFSAVGLVIAAGGRALVRYVPWSALLIGIALAGLGVALLLGRRMPVPMLHVRPVEAPGARGRLLFGMAYALASLSCTLPIFLVLVGGTLATRGLAEGVIMFVGYALGMGSVLTALTVALALFKGTLIGRLRRVSPLVERAGAVILIGVGSPWSPTGYHSCAERASACAGCRGWAWLPAGCGPWLAVLPAATCWWSSSAKEAG; translated from the coding sequence ATGCTTGTGGTAAGCCTGGTCTATGCCTGGAGCGCGGGTGTCCTGGCAACGGTCAACTCTTGTGGCTTTGCCATGCTGCCGGCCTATGTCTCGTTGTACCTGGGCGCGCGTGAGCCTGGCTTCGCCGCGCAGCCGCTGCCGCAGCGGCTGGGGCGGGGCGTGTGGTTGGGCCTGGTGGTGACGCTGGGCTTTGTGGTCGTTTTCAGCGCCGTTGGGCTGGTGATCGCCGCCGGTGGACGCGCGCTGGTGCGCTACGTGCCGTGGTCCGCGCTGCTCATCGGCATCGCATTGGCGGGGTTGGGCGTGGCGCTGTTGCTGGGCCGGCGCATGCCTGTGCCGATGTTGCACGTGCGTCCGGTGGAGGCGCCCGGCGCGCGCGGGCGGCTGCTGTTTGGCATGGCCTACGCCCTGGCGTCGCTGTCGTGCACGCTGCCGATTTTTCTGGTGCTGGTGGGCGGCACGCTGGCGACGCGCGGCCTGGCGGAAGGCGTGATCATGTTTGTCGGCTATGCCCTGGGCATGGGCAGCGTGCTGACCGCGCTGACGGTGGCGCTGGCGCTGTTCAAGGGCACGCTGATCGGCAGGCTGCGCCGCGTTAGCCCGTTGGTTGAGCGCGCCGGCGCGGTGATCCTGATCGGCGTGGGCTCTCCCTGGTCGCCTACTGGCTACCACAGTTGCGCTGAGCGTGCATCAGCGTGTGCTGGCTGCCGCGGCTGGGCCTGGCTGCCGGCGGGCTGTGGCCCATGGCTTGCTGTGCTGCCGGCTGCGACCTGTTGGTGGAGTTCCAGCGCAAAGGAGGCCGGATGA